The following are encoded together in the Candidatus Omnitrophota bacterium genome:
- a CDS encoding ZIP family metal transporter, protein MDQSSVILWTAFTGIISALATGLGAIPVHFIQAGSKSIRAYASAIAAGMMISASVFSLAQEGIALKTKFPAAPYIVMIGLLLGAAFFWFYDKKFANDNSEHHFAKDLSKRGYLIFLAMFVHSIPEGIAIGVGFATGNFTFGLIMAIAISVHNIPEGIAISLPLKQDGVSTARCAWYSILSSAPQPIMAVPSAMIAWFFEPLLPIGLGFAGGAMIYLVISELIPDALREGNKSIAAWGTMLGLVGMLFISTVLNQIAH, encoded by the coding sequence ATGGATCAATCCTCTGTAATTCTTTGGACTGCCTTTACCGGAATTATCAGCGCCCTGGCCACAGGATTAGGCGCTATCCCGGTTCATTTTATCCAGGCAGGCTCTAAATCGATCCGCGCTTACGCCTCTGCCATTGCCGCCGGAATGATGATCTCGGCATCTGTTTTCTCTCTAGCCCAAGAAGGCATTGCTCTTAAAACTAAATTTCCCGCAGCGCCATATATTGTTATGATCGGGCTGCTTTTGGGCGCCGCTTTTTTTTGGTTCTACGACAAGAAATTTGCCAACGATAACTCCGAACACCATTTTGCCAAAGACTTAAGCAAGCGCGGCTACCTTATTTTCTTAGCCATGTTCGTTCATTCTATCCCCGAAGGCATCGCTATCGGCGTCGGATTTGCGACGGGAAATTTTACCTTTGGATTGATCATGGCCATTGCCATTTCGGTGCACAATATTCCCGAAGGCATTGCCATTTCTCTTCCGCTCAAACAAGACGGAGTTTCGACAGCGCGCTGCGCCTGGTATTCAATTCTCTCCAGCGCTCCGCAACCGATCATGGCCGTCCCTTCAGCAATGATCGCCTGGTTTTTCGAACCGCTTCTTCCTATTGGATTAGGATTTGCGGGAGGCGCTATGATCTATCTGGTTATTTCGGAATTAATTCCCGATGCCCTGCGCGAAGGCAATAAATCTATTGCCGCCTGGGGAACCATGTTGGGCCTTGTTGGCATGCTTTTTATATCAACGGTCTTAAATCAAATTGCCCATTAA